Proteins found in one Alteromonas macleodii genomic segment:
- a CDS encoding AI-2E family transporter has product MDNAGSTSEKQKKNLTGAYPKIAKQTKLLNTLVIFAFIYTMYLAKSLLIPLFFSAFIALLLSPLVAIARKVLVPRTISAGALIVLLIAPFTLLTVELAEPAERWMHSLPKIAAEISEEIEEISSSIDAYTTPPAAEPVEEEPSIFNWFGDDDSPKLPVAQPDTSNSVTDKIKQSGIDMGITLFSNAPFLLAQVMACVVLIFFLLVFGPNLFHVFIRDFPVVTDKRRALVLVDQIQRELSAYIVTISIINTCLGLATAGAFYYLNIEDALLWGALVALMNFVPYLGGIASSMVLLVVGVVQFGLTSSAFLPAGVFLFLNIIESQLITPAVLGRSMQLNPLIIIIWIAITGWLWGVVGVLLAVPILMCVKIILENLGVFDHWIRLLESK; this is encoded by the coding sequence ATGGATAACGCTGGCTCTACTTCTGAAAAACAAAAAAAGAATTTAACTGGTGCGTACCCTAAAATAGCCAAGCAGACTAAGTTGCTGAACACCCTAGTAATCTTCGCCTTTATTTACACCATGTATTTGGCGAAATCTTTACTTATCCCATTGTTCTTTTCCGCTTTTATTGCCTTACTGCTAAGCCCCCTCGTCGCTATTGCTAGGAAAGTATTAGTACCGCGGACTATTTCGGCAGGCGCATTAATTGTTTTATTGATAGCCCCTTTCACATTGCTCACTGTAGAACTTGCTGAACCCGCAGAGCGTTGGATGCATTCTCTGCCAAAAATAGCCGCCGAAATTAGCGAAGAAATAGAAGAAATTAGCAGTAGTATTGATGCCTATACTACACCTCCTGCAGCTGAACCAGTTGAAGAGGAACCCTCTATTTTCAACTGGTTTGGCGACGACGATTCCCCAAAGCTGCCCGTAGCTCAACCTGATACCTCAAATTCGGTTACCGACAAGATTAAGCAAAGCGGTATTGATATGGGAATAACCTTGTTTAGCAACGCGCCATTCTTATTAGCTCAAGTCATGGCATGCGTTGTCTTGATCTTTTTCTTATTGGTTTTTGGCCCTAATCTGTTTCACGTTTTCATCAGAGATTTTCCGGTGGTTACCGACAAAAGACGAGCACTGGTATTAGTCGATCAAATTCAGCGAGAACTTTCAGCATACATAGTCACAATCAGTATCATAAACACCTGTTTAGGGCTAGCTACAGCTGGTGCATTTTACTATTTGAATATTGAAGACGCGCTTTTGTGGGGCGCCCTTGTTGCTTTGATGAATTTTGTTCCCTACCTGGGAGGTATCGCAAGTAGCATGGTGTTGCTAGTAGTAGGAGTTGTTCAGTTTGGACTTACCAGCAGCGCATTTCTTCCAGCCGGTGTCTTTTTGTTTTTAAATATTATTGAGTCTCAGTTGATTACCCCAGCCGTATTGGGGCGCAGTATGCAGCTCAACCCGCTCATAATAATTATTTGGATAGCTATTACAGGCTGGCTGTGGGGCGTGGTGGGCGTCTTACTCGCAGTGCCAATATTAATGTGCGTTAAAATTATTTTGGAAAATCTAGGCGTTTTTGACCACTGGATAAGGCTTCTTGAGTCGAAGTAA
- a CDS encoding alpha-amylase family glycosyl hydrolase, with protein MCENSIGPGVVKTQTGYRFSVWAPNAQSVSLTGDFNDWNRPGISMQRQDNGVWWCETDDAKCGHEYKYDVTNAKGDSVLKNDPRARLMTNSVGNSVIYDDAFRWEVEDFKPAPIHQRIIYELHIGTFHRKNGEQGTFDSAIEKLDYLASLGVNMIELMPVNEFAGDISWGYNPACPFAVEEAYGGPDGLKRFIDAAHKHGIGVIMDVVYNHFGPSDLDIWQFDGWSENDKGGIYFYNDERSSTPWGDTRPDYGRQEVRDYITDNALMWLQEFKADGLRMDMVPFMRTVSGADSGEDDIPEAYELIKGINGFIQQACAEKMTIAEDLHQHDYITDPLEDGGCGYTAQWDAAFVHPVREVLTQSDDENVNLDVLVNALCKQYSASPFARVVYTESHDEVANGKARLVEEVAPGNVDDDYFARQKGMLAATLVLTSVGIPMLFQGQEFKESGWFNDTKDLDWSRVDSFDEYLKAMTELIKIRKGKDKATTGLTGANTEVVHHDNKNKVLGYRRFNDIANESVWVYLHFGGEDIDDYQLSGLPVDPHCLFAWSDGLCTQSVHINNGKVRLPSFGIFIFTERGNLD; from the coding sequence ATGTGTGAGAATTCAATAGGTCCAGGTGTAGTAAAAACACAAACTGGATATCGTTTTTCCGTATGGGCGCCTAATGCGCAAAGCGTCTCACTAACCGGAGATTTTAATGACTGGAATCGCCCTGGTATCAGTATGCAGAGGCAAGATAACGGTGTGTGGTGGTGTGAAACTGATGATGCTAAATGTGGCCATGAATACAAGTATGACGTGACTAATGCTAAAGGTGATAGCGTTTTAAAAAACGACCCTAGAGCAAGGTTGATGACCAATAGTGTAGGCAATAGCGTTATTTATGACGATGCCTTTAGATGGGAGGTAGAAGACTTTAAACCTGCTCCAATTCATCAACGAATAATCTATGAGCTTCATATTGGCACATTTCACCGCAAAAACGGCGAGCAAGGTACATTTGACTCGGCCATAGAGAAGCTTGATTACTTAGCTTCGCTAGGCGTAAATATGATAGAGCTTATGCCAGTAAATGAATTTGCTGGCGATATCAGTTGGGGATACAACCCCGCATGCCCATTTGCCGTTGAAGAAGCTTATGGTGGGCCAGATGGCCTAAAACGTTTTATCGACGCCGCGCATAAACACGGCATAGGCGTAATAATGGACGTTGTATATAACCATTTCGGCCCAAGCGACTTGGATATTTGGCAATTTGACGGTTGGAGCGAGAACGACAAGGGCGGAATTTATTTCTATAACGACGAGCGTTCAAGTACCCCATGGGGAGACACGCGACCTGACTATGGACGTCAAGAAGTACGAGATTATATTACCGACAATGCCTTGATGTGGCTTCAAGAGTTTAAGGCAGATGGGCTGCGCATGGACATGGTGCCTTTTATGCGTACCGTCTCTGGAGCAGACTCAGGTGAAGATGATATTCCTGAAGCTTATGAGCTAATTAAGGGAATAAATGGGTTCATTCAACAAGCGTGCGCTGAAAAAATGACAATTGCTGAAGACCTCCACCAGCACGATTACATTACAGATCCATTAGAAGATGGAGGCTGTGGTTACACGGCGCAATGGGACGCTGCATTTGTACACCCAGTACGTGAAGTGCTCACTCAATCTGATGATGAAAACGTCAATCTTGATGTACTTGTCAATGCGTTATGCAAACAATACAGCGCTAGCCCCTTTGCTAGAGTTGTCTATACCGAATCTCATGATGAAGTGGCTAACGGTAAAGCTCGTCTTGTCGAAGAAGTTGCGCCTGGAAATGTAGATGACGATTATTTTGCGCGTCAAAAAGGCATGTTAGCAGCCACGCTGGTGCTTACAAGTGTTGGCATACCTATGTTGTTTCAGGGACAGGAGTTCAAAGAGTCTGGCTGGTTTAACGATACAAAAGACCTAGATTGGTCGCGCGTGGATAGTTTTGATGAATATCTTAAAGCAATGACAGAGTTAATTAAGATACGCAAAGGCAAGGATAAAGCGACTACCGGGCTAACTGGCGCAAATACAGAGGTTGTTCATCATGACAATAAAAACAAAGTCTTGGGTTATCGCCGTTTCAATGACATCGCCAATGAGTCGGTGTGGGTGTATCTGCATTTTGGGGGCGAAGACATAGATGATTATCAGTTATCAGGGTTGCCGGTCGACCCTCATTGTTTATTTGCATGGTCAGACGGGTTGTGTACGCAGTCTGTTCATATAAATAACGGGAAAGTAAGGCTTCCATCATTCGGTATTTTCATTTTTACTGAGCGGGGTAACCTAGACTAA
- a CDS encoding Gfo/Idh/MocA family protein, protein MPRITRRHFLQIAGSGLLVAHSPYLLAQPPKKKLGVALLGLGNYSTNLLAPALQHTEHCELRGIITGSEEKIPKWQRKYGIKDANVYTYGSMAEIANNDDIDVIYVVTPTGTHKDFAVQAANTGKHVWCEKPMAMDSEECQAIIDACNKNEVTLSIGYRMQHEPNTRAFHQYLKTKPYGNITAVSSFAGYTGQGRAADNWRMKKHMGGGALYDMGVYAINSARFLTGREPLSVTGSHPPQRFPEKFTEVDETTLFTMDFGDGLVADCGTSVVKGFNYFKADCEDGWYQLKPMQSYNGVTGTTSDGKTLPPISNMQQTLQMDNDALAIIAGRQPMVPGSEGLADIKIVNAIFEAAKTGQTVRL, encoded by the coding sequence ATGCCTCGTATTACTCGTCGTCATTTTCTTCAAATAGCGGGTTCAGGTTTGCTTGTTGCCCACAGCCCTTATTTGTTAGCTCAGCCACCTAAAAAGAAACTAGGCGTAGCCTTGCTTGGCTTAGGCAATTACAGCACAAATTTATTAGCGCCTGCGCTACAGCACACCGAACATTGCGAGCTGCGAGGTATCATCACAGGTAGCGAGGAAAAAATTCCTAAGTGGCAAAGAAAGTACGGCATTAAAGACGCCAACGTATATACATACGGCTCTATGGCTGAAATAGCCAATAACGACGATATTGACGTTATCTATGTCGTAACCCCCACAGGTACGCACAAAGACTTTGCTGTGCAGGCTGCAAATACAGGAAAGCACGTGTGGTGTGAAAAGCCAATGGCCATGGATAGTGAGGAGTGCCAAGCTATCATCGACGCCTGTAATAAAAATGAGGTGACTTTGTCTATCGGCTATCGCATGCAGCACGAACCTAATACACGCGCATTTCATCAGTATCTAAAAACGAAACCCTATGGAAATATAACGGCAGTATCGAGCTTTGCGGGTTATACCGGGCAAGGTAGAGCGGCAGACAACTGGCGCATGAAAAAGCATATGGGAGGCGGTGCACTATATGACATGGGCGTTTATGCTATAAACAGTGCTCGTTTTTTAACGGGGCGAGAGCCTTTGTCTGTTACCGGTAGTCACCCACCTCAACGTTTCCCCGAAAAATTTACTGAAGTTGATGAAACCACCTTATTCACCATGGACTTTGGCGATGGGCTGGTGGCGGATTGCGGCACTAGCGTAGTAAAAGGGTTTAATTACTTCAAAGCTGACTGTGAAGACGGTTGGTATCAGCTAAAACCAATGCAGAGCTACAACGGTGTAACGGGTACAACCTCTGATGGGAAAACGCTGCCACCTATTAGCAATATGCAGCAAACACTTCAAATGGATAATGACGCTTTAGCCATAATAGCTGGGCGACAGCCAATGGTTCCCGGAAGTGAAGGGCTTGCTGATATCAAAATCGTGAACGCGATATTTGAAGCAGCGAAAACTGGTCAAACAGTTAGGCTGTAA
- a CDS encoding Dabb family protein yields MTDIKRRQFVTSAGALASFSVLPASASSPSSLPSASAKSSSMKNSMLPPILHMVYFWLNNPGSNEDRAKLIAGLESLKAIPQIHSLHIGVPANTLKRDVIDNSFDVSELMFFESIEAQNEYQSHPIHKQFVEQCSDLWRKVIVRDSVSV; encoded by the coding sequence ATGACAGATATAAAACGTAGACAGTTTGTAACGAGTGCTGGCGCACTGGCTTCTTTTTCTGTATTACCTGCTAGTGCCAGCTCTCCAAGTTCTTTGCCTTCAGCCTCTGCTAAGTCTTCGAGCATGAAAAACAGTATGCTTCCCCCCATACTCCATATGGTTTATTTTTGGCTTAATAATCCTGGCTCTAATGAAGATAGAGCGAAGTTGATAGCTGGCTTAGAGTCCTTAAAAGCTATACCGCAAATCCATTCCCTTCATATTGGTGTACCTGCCAATACTTTAAAGCGTGATGTTATCGATAATTCCTTTGATGTTTCTGAGCTCATGTTTTTTGAAAGTATCGAGGCCCAAAATGAATACCAATCTCATCCAATTCATAAACAGTTTGTTGAGCAGTGTTCGGATTTATGGCGCAAGGTCATAGTGCGAGATTCTGTTTCGGTGTAG
- a CDS encoding redoxin domain-containing protein: MSTEYTNKLHAGFAFPDISAKLLNGDTKKLATPENGLDWKMIVVYRGQHCPLCTRYLNQLESVRGYLAETGVDLIAVSGDSKAQLESHLPRLDINFPIAYGLTVEQMEELGVYISDPRSPQETDHPFSEPALFVVNNEGNVHVADISNNPFVRPELETLVSGLGWIRNPDNNYPIRGMHK; the protein is encoded by the coding sequence ATGAGTACTGAATACACCAATAAGTTACATGCAGGTTTTGCTTTTCCAGATATTTCAGCAAAGCTGTTAAATGGCGACACTAAAAAGTTAGCGACACCTGAGAACGGTCTTGATTGGAAAATGATAGTGGTTTACCGAGGGCAACATTGCCCACTTTGCACTCGATACCTTAATCAACTTGAGAGTGTTAGAGGTTATCTTGCAGAAACTGGCGTAGACCTTATTGCAGTGTCTGGCGACAGTAAAGCGCAGCTTGAAAGTCACCTTCCTAGGTTGGACATTAACTTTCCAATTGCGTACGGCTTAACGGTGGAGCAGATGGAAGAATTAGGCGTTTATATCTCTGATCCAAGGTCGCCTCAAGAAACTGATCATCCATTTTCTGAACCCGCGCTGTTTGTTGTGAACAATGAAGGTAATGTGCACGTCGCTGATATTTCTAACAATCCATTTGTTAGACCTGAGTTAGAGACATTAGTAAGTGGTTTGGGCTGGATTCGTAATCCTGATAACAACTACCCTATTCGCGGTATGCATAAATAG
- a CDS encoding HugZ family protein, translating into MSMQDIAFQAKQLSRTHHSGVLGTHSTSMPGYPFGSVVPYYLTPAGDAIIYISDIALHTRNIKANDKVSLTIFDASEDDSQANGRVTIMGSAELANQDDVKAQYLRLFPQAKKYEQTHDFNFYVIRTERVRFIGGFGKIHWVDKNYWRVEAQDWHSAPEGMITHMNEDHQDAMQLILQHKVGVNTEAPIMHSVFPEGMHCGTEKQTWFIPFEAPCMSSTDVRKVLVKLTNDARNALNVPKAVS; encoded by the coding sequence ATGAGCATGCAAGATATTGCATTTCAAGCAAAACAGCTAAGCCGCACCCATCACAGCGGTGTATTAGGTACGCATTCAACATCAATGCCCGGCTACCCTTTTGGTTCGGTTGTACCTTACTATTTAACGCCTGCCGGTGACGCAATTATCTACATCAGCGATATCGCACTGCATACGCGCAATATTAAAGCGAACGACAAGGTTAGCTTAACCATTTTCGATGCTAGTGAAGATGACTCTCAGGCGAATGGTCGAGTAACTATTATGGGAAGTGCGGAGCTAGCGAACCAAGATGACGTGAAAGCACAGTATCTTCGTTTATTCCCACAAGCTAAAAAATACGAGCAAACCCATGATTTCAATTTTTACGTTATTCGTACTGAGCGAGTACGTTTTATTGGTGGGTTCGGAAAAATCCATTGGGTTGATAAAAACTATTGGCGCGTTGAAGCCCAAGACTGGCATAGCGCACCAGAGGGCATGATTACCCATATGAATGAAGACCATCAGGACGCGATGCAGCTTATCTTGCAGCACAAAGTAGGCGTTAACACTGAAGCGCCGATAATGCACAGCGTATTTCCAGAAGGCATGCACTGCGGTACAGAAAAGCAGACTTGGTTTATCCCTTTTGAGGCGCCATGCATGTCGTCAACAGACGTACGAAAAGTGTTAGTGAAACTGACCAACGACGCACGGAATGCGCTTAACGTACCCAAAGCGGTGTCGTAG
- a CDS encoding ADP-ribosylglycohydrolase family protein — translation MASLIVERARAALKNAFVGDALAMPVHWFYNPADIYKAFPLGIEQFEDAPFFHPSSIMSLHSTQQGGRANKASASQKEIVGEVILKGKRQYWGKDNVHYHQGMKAGENTLNAHCARIVLTCALKGYDKNDFLNQYISFMRADVPKHPDTYAESYHRGFFANLEQGRPADKCGAVTHDTASIGAFVSVTPLAVVEASKNTGLNDIKHLCREHLYLTHPDESLASVCDYYVELIYKLAHRQDESSKDILEEVAGKSAGLYLAELTAKNKSDIEVVGRMYSPACYISDAWPAVLYFAYRYADNPKKALMANANVGGDNVHRGFVLGAILGLMHGAEITSWFSKLTDAKKLNSLIDSLDVE, via the coding sequence ATGGCTTCATTAATCGTAGAACGCGCAAGAGCAGCACTTAAAAACGCATTTGTCGGCGACGCACTCGCTATGCCGGTGCACTGGTTTTACAACCCTGCTGATATCTACAAAGCGTTTCCGTTAGGAATAGAACAGTTTGAGGATGCGCCATTTTTTCATCCCTCTTCAATCATGTCGCTGCATTCTACACAACAAGGTGGCCGCGCAAACAAGGCATCAGCTAGCCAAAAAGAAATAGTGGGCGAGGTCATTCTTAAAGGGAAAAGGCAGTACTGGGGCAAAGACAATGTGCATTACCATCAGGGTATGAAAGCAGGTGAAAATACGCTTAATGCCCATTGCGCCCGCATTGTTCTGACCTGCGCACTTAAAGGTTATGACAAAAATGATTTTTTAAATCAGTATATTAGCTTTATGCGCGCCGATGTGCCAAAACACCCTGACACGTATGCCGAGTCTTATCACAGAGGTTTTTTCGCGAACCTCGAGCAAGGCCGTCCTGCGGATAAATGTGGAGCGGTTACTCACGATACAGCTTCGATAGGGGCTTTTGTATCAGTAACACCTTTAGCGGTAGTAGAAGCATCTAAGAATACTGGACTTAACGACATCAAACACCTATGTCGAGAGCACTTGTATCTAACACATCCCGATGAGTCGTTAGCTTCAGTCTGTGATTACTATGTAGAGCTGATATACAAATTGGCTCACCGCCAAGACGAATCATCCAAGGATATTTTAGAAGAGGTGGCGGGTAAGTCAGCAGGACTGTACTTGGCTGAGCTTACGGCAAAGAACAAAAGCGACATTGAAGTTGTTGGGCGTATGTATTCGCCAGCCTGTTATATATCAGACGCCTGGCCCGCCGTTTTATACTTCGCTTATCGCTATGCTGATAATCCGAAAAAAGCACTGATGGCAAACGCCAACGTGGGTGGTGACAACGTGCATCGCGGTTTTGTTTTAGGGGCCATACTAGGTTTAATGCACGGGGCCGAGATAACTTCATGGTTTAGCAAGTTAACCGACGCAAAAAAGCTAAACTCGCTAATCGATTCTCTAGACGTTGAATGA
- a CDS encoding ATP-binding cassette domain-containing protein — MKINSLEQSDNDKRLNTELLTLKDVVIARGKKRLLEQISLSFNTGEFTAIAGENGCGKSTLLSMLSGVETPSSGTLALGGKKISSLSANQLALQRAVMAQSASTPFGFIADELLHLARYQYVESLEQKNRLIHGIAEQFDITHLLARNIQTLSGGERQRIFLAKSILQIIPGDQNESLEGKLLLLDEPTSALDLRHQKLVMQQLVALRAKGLCIICVSHDLNLISPYCDRLILLGEKQCLADGTPEQVLTTDMLSRCYHTQLNLIKNEQKHVFVTH, encoded by the coding sequence ATGAAAATTAATAGCCTAGAGCAAAGTGATAACGACAAACGGTTAAACACTGAGTTGCTTACATTAAAAGATGTTGTTATTGCCAGAGGTAAAAAGCGCTTGTTAGAGCAAATATCTTTGTCGTTTAACACTGGCGAATTTACCGCGATAGCGGGTGAAAACGGATGTGGTAAGTCTACGCTATTAAGTATGCTTAGTGGTGTAGAAACGCCTTCTAGTGGAACCTTAGCCCTTGGTGGGAAAAAAATTAGTTCGCTAAGTGCTAACCAGTTAGCTTTGCAGCGTGCGGTGATGGCACAAAGCGCGTCAACGCCATTTGGGTTTATCGCCGATGAGTTACTTCATTTGGCGCGGTATCAGTACGTTGAGTCATTGGAACAAAAGAATCGGTTGATCCATGGTATTGCCGAGCAGTTTGACATTACGCATTTACTTGCTCGCAATATTCAAACCTTATCTGGCGGGGAAAGGCAGAGAATATTTTTAGCTAAATCTATTCTTCAAATAATACCGGGCGATCAAAACGAGAGTTTGGAAGGCAAGCTTTTGCTGTTAGACGAACCCACCTCAGCCTTAGATTTACGCCATCAGAAACTCGTCATGCAGCAACTGGTTGCACTGCGGGCAAAAGGGCTGTGCATTATTTGCGTAAGTCACGACCTCAATTTAATTTCCCCTTATTGCGACAGACTCATTTTACTGGGGGAAAAGCAGTGTTTAGCCGACGGAACACCTGAGCAAGTACTTACTACCGATATGCTTTCTCGGTGCTATCACACTCAGTTAAATCTAATTAAAAACGAACAAAAACACGTTTTCGTGACACATTAA
- a CDS encoding RidA family protein, translating into MNIERMETKQRMSRIVKHNGVIYLCGQVCADATQDITHQTQTMLDKVDSLLVQAGSDRKHMLSATIYLKTMDDFAKMNEVWDNWVPEGYAPARACVTADMARDALLVEISIVAAEIAE; encoded by the coding sequence ATGAACATTGAACGAATGGAAACTAAGCAGCGCATGAGCCGCATTGTGAAGCACAATGGCGTCATCTACTTATGCGGGCAAGTATGCGCAGATGCCACGCAAGATATTACTCACCAAACTCAAACCATGCTTGATAAAGTAGATAGCTTACTTGTTCAAGCGGGAAGCGATAGAAAGCATATGCTTTCAGCGACCATTTATCTTAAAACCATGGATGATTTTGCGAAGATGAATGAGGTATGGGATAACTGGGTTCCAGAAGGTTACGCACCCGCGCGGGCTTGCGTTACTGCCGATATGGCACGCGACGCTCTGCTTGTAGAAATCTCTATTGTTGCTGCTGAGATTGCAGAATAA
- a CDS encoding lipase family protein → MKKLKRYQYERYAILCQLAYPDADAQYKKILDPFHERQLVDKYGRMSVRILWVENKKEVIIVFRGSLGFKDWFANLFFIPYRLRQLNRSFFVHWGFARLLAQPMYSSTKTSEDALPLRELLVKVLEPLRAQGKRFSFIGHSSGGAVAVLMADYFQRRYSKSVKRVVTFGQPAVGTRSWYKHYTLHHRTYRICCDLDVITFMPPFPFYFWHVGKMLWLHDDKIYENTPTHKRFFMSLQSWLLRPITYHYMRKYIRNKSLFDEH, encoded by the coding sequence ATGAAGAAATTGAAACGCTATCAATACGAACGATATGCCATCCTCTGTCAACTTGCCTACCCCGATGCCGACGCGCAATACAAAAAAATATTAGACCCATTTCATGAACGCCAACTGGTCGACAAATACGGCAGAATGAGCGTAAGAATATTGTGGGTAGAAAACAAAAAAGAAGTCATTATTGTTTTTCGAGGTTCGTTAGGTTTTAAAGACTGGTTCGCTAATTTGTTTTTCATACCCTATAGATTGCGTCAGTTGAACAGAAGCTTCTTTGTTCACTGGGGTTTTGCGAGACTACTTGCTCAGCCGATGTATTCAAGTACAAAAACCTCAGAGGACGCCTTACCGCTAAGAGAGTTACTCGTTAAAGTACTAGAGCCACTTCGCGCCCAAGGTAAACGCTTTTCGTTTATCGGTCATTCATCAGGTGGAGCGGTCGCTGTGCTCATGGCCGATTATTTCCAAAGGAGATACTCTAAGTCGGTAAAAAGAGTGGTGACTTTCGGCCAACCTGCGGTGGGCACGCGTTCGTGGTACAAACATTACACCCTACACCACAGGACCTACCGTATTTGTTGCGATCTAGACGTAATCACCTTTATGCCGCCCTTCCCTTTTTATTTTTGGCACGTAGGTAAAATGCTTTGGCTGCACGACGACAAAATATATGAAAACACGCCTACGCATAAGCGCTTTTTTATGTCGCTTCAAAGTTGGTTGTTGCGCCCTATTACCTACCACTACATGCGAAAATACATCCGTAACAAGTCATTGTTTGACGAGCATTAA
- a CDS encoding LysR family transcriptional regulator yields MKDWNDYALILALHRSITLRAAAVALGTTHTTVARRLALLEKQYSASIFERIPGGYRATPFGEQLVATAMQVENVVRESERLYCASNEKLAGPITLSLGEPMSQFLLAKELGEFTRLYPSIQLKVKSSTTFADLDKGEADVVIRGAPKLPEHLIGRRLYKLGLCFYAHKDYCENTPRKDWRWIAPLENEVWPQWLAQSSYPEVPIGIAIDDIISRYHAILNGVGMGRAACFMGDPHPDLVRLPGSAPVLKYDIWLLTHPDLYEQPKVKLLMQFLTDALMAKKTLVEGEA; encoded by the coding sequence ATGAAAGATTGGAACGATTACGCATTAATTCTTGCCCTTCACAGGTCGATAACCTTAAGAGCGGCCGCTGTAGCTTTAGGAACCACTCATACCACGGTGGCAAGACGCTTGGCATTATTGGAAAAGCAATATAGCGCCAGTATTTTCGAGCGTATTCCAGGCGGGTACCGCGCTACCCCTTTTGGCGAGCAGCTTGTCGCCACCGCAATGCAGGTTGAAAATGTTGTTCGCGAGTCAGAACGACTTTACTGCGCAAGCAATGAAAAACTCGCAGGCCCAATAACGCTCTCACTGGGCGAGCCCATGTCCCAGTTTTTATTAGCCAAAGAACTCGGTGAGTTCACTCGGCTTTATCCGTCTATTCAATTAAAAGTGAAAAGCTCCACAACGTTCGCCGATTTAGACAAAGGTGAGGCGGATGTCGTAATTCGGGGGGCACCTAAATTACCGGAACATTTAATTGGTAGGCGACTTTACAAGCTAGGCTTGTGCTTTTATGCACACAAAGATTACTGTGAAAATACGCCCCGTAAAGACTGGCGATGGATTGCGCCGTTAGAGAATGAAGTTTGGCCGCAATGGCTAGCACAATCGTCTTACCCAGAGGTACCAATTGGAATAGCAATAGATGACATCATCTCTCGATATCACGCTATATTAAACGGCGTGGGTATGGGAAGAGCAGCATGTTTCATGGGCGACCCACACCCCGACCTAGTGCGATTACCGGGCAGCGCGCCCGTTTTGAAATACGATATTTGGCTTCTCACCCACCCTGATTTATATGAACAGCCCAAAGTAAAATTGCTGATGCAGTTTTTAACCGATGCGTTAATGGCTAAAAAAACGCTCGTTGAAGGAGAGGCATAA